The Pangasianodon hypophthalmus isolate fPanHyp1 chromosome 2, fPanHyp1.pri, whole genome shotgun sequence genome window below encodes:
- the tnnt2b gene encoding troponin T, cardiac muscle isoforms isoform X2 — MSDTEEVAYEENEGVTTEHGEEEAKPKPKAFLPPMVPPKIPDGEKVDFDDIHRKRMEKDLTELQSLIEAHFESRKKEEEELIALSSRMEKRRTERAEQQRIRAEKERERQNKLAEEKARKEEEEAKKKAEDDAKKKKVLTSLQFSGYMQRTDKRGGQRKQTEREKKRKILSERRKELNVEDLNAEKLREKANELWKWMYQLEAEKFELQYKYIHQKYEITVLRNRVSDHQKNTKGPRSKRGLRK; from the exons GTGTGACCACGGAACATGGAGAAGAAG AGGCAAAACCAAAGCCAAA AGCTTTTCTGCCACCCATGGTCCCTCCCAAAATACCTGATGGGGAGAAAGTTGACTTTGAT GATATCCACCGTAAGCGCATGGAGAAGGACCTGACAGAGCTCCAGTCCTTAATTGAGGCACACTTCGAGAGCCGcaaaaaagaagaggaggaatTAATCGCTCTGTCCAGTAGAATG gaaaaacgACGGACAGaaagagcagagcagcagagaATCCgtgcagaaaaagagagagagcgtcAGAACAAGCTGGCG GAAGAAAAGGCACggaaagaggaggaagaggcaaAGAAAAAAGCTGAAGATGATGCCAAGAAAAAGAAGGTTCTGACAAGTTTACAGTTCAGCGGATACATGCAGAGG ACAGACAAGCGGGGAGGACAGaggaaacaaacagagagagagaagaagagaaaaattcTTAGTGAGCGGCGTAAAGAGCTCAACGTTGAAGATCTGAATGCTGAGAAGCTCAG AGAGAAAGCCAACGAACTTTGGAAATGGATGTACCAACTTGAGGCAGAGAAATTTGAACtgcaatacaaatatatacatcaGAAATATGAG ATCACTGTTCTGAGAAACAGGGTCAGCGACCACCAGAAAAA TACCAAAGGGCCCAGGAGCAAGAGAGGTTTGAGAAAATAG
- the tnnt2b gene encoding troponin T, cardiac muscle isoforms isoform X1, translated as MSDTEEVAYEENEGVTTEHGEEEEAKPKPKAFLPPMVPPKIPDGEKVDFDDIHRKRMEKDLTELQSLIEAHFESRKKEEEELIALSSRMEKRRTERAEQQRIRAEKERERQNKLAEEKARKEEEEAKKKAEDDAKKKKVLTSLQFSGYMQRTDKRGGQRKQTEREKKRKILSERRKELNVEDLNAEKLREKANELWKWMYQLEAEKFELQYKYIHQKYEITVLRNRVSDHQKNTKGPRSKRGLRK; from the exons GTGTGACCACGGAACATGGAGAAGAAG AAGAGGCAAAACCAAAGCCAAA AGCTTTTCTGCCACCCATGGTCCCTCCCAAAATACCTGATGGGGAGAAAGTTGACTTTGAT GATATCCACCGTAAGCGCATGGAGAAGGACCTGACAGAGCTCCAGTCCTTAATTGAGGCACACTTCGAGAGCCGcaaaaaagaagaggaggaatTAATCGCTCTGTCCAGTAGAATG gaaaaacgACGGACAGaaagagcagagcagcagagaATCCgtgcagaaaaagagagagagcgtcAGAACAAGCTGGCG GAAGAAAAGGCACggaaagaggaggaagaggcaaAGAAAAAAGCTGAAGATGATGCCAAGAAAAAGAAGGTTCTGACAAGTTTACAGTTCAGCGGATACATGCAGAGG ACAGACAAGCGGGGAGGACAGaggaaacaaacagagagagagaagaagagaaaaattcTTAGTGAGCGGCGTAAAGAGCTCAACGTTGAAGATCTGAATGCTGAGAAGCTCAG AGAGAAAGCCAACGAACTTTGGAAATGGATGTACCAACTTGAGGCAGAGAAATTTGAACtgcaatacaaatatatacatcaGAAATATGAG ATCACTGTTCTGAGAAACAGGGTCAGCGACCACCAGAAAAA TACCAAAGGGCCCAGGAGCAAGAGAGGTTTGAGAAAATAG
- the tnnt2b gene encoding troponin T, cardiac muscle isoforms isoform X4 — MGVTTEHGEEEAKPKPKAFLPPMVPPKIPDGEKVDFDDIHRKRMEKDLTELQSLIEAHFESRKKEEEELIALSSRMEKRRTERAEQQRIRAEKERERQNKLAEEKARKEEEEAKKKAEDDAKKKKVLTSLQFSGYMQRTDKRGGQRKQTEREKKRKILSERRKELNVEDLNAEKLREKANELWKWMYQLEAEKFELQYKYIHQKYEITVLRNRVSDHQKNTKGPRSKRGLRK, encoded by the exons ATGG GTGTGACCACGGAACATGGAGAAGAAG AGGCAAAACCAAAGCCAAA AGCTTTTCTGCCACCCATGGTCCCTCCCAAAATACCTGATGGGGAGAAAGTTGACTTTGAT GATATCCACCGTAAGCGCATGGAGAAGGACCTGACAGAGCTCCAGTCCTTAATTGAGGCACACTTCGAGAGCCGcaaaaaagaagaggaggaatTAATCGCTCTGTCCAGTAGAATG gaaaaacgACGGACAGaaagagcagagcagcagagaATCCgtgcagaaaaagagagagagcgtcAGAACAAGCTGGCG GAAGAAAAGGCACggaaagaggaggaagaggcaaAGAAAAAAGCTGAAGATGATGCCAAGAAAAAGAAGGTTCTGACAAGTTTACAGTTCAGCGGATACATGCAGAGG ACAGACAAGCGGGGAGGACAGaggaaacaaacagagagagagaagaagagaaaaattcTTAGTGAGCGGCGTAAAGAGCTCAACGTTGAAGATCTGAATGCTGAGAAGCTCAG AGAGAAAGCCAACGAACTTTGGAAATGGATGTACCAACTTGAGGCAGAGAAATTTGAACtgcaatacaaatatatacatcaGAAATATGAG ATCACTGTTCTGAGAAACAGGGTCAGCGACCACCAGAAAAA TACCAAAGGGCCCAGGAGCAAGAGAGGTTTGAGAAAATAG
- the tnnt2b gene encoding troponin T, cardiac muscle isoforms isoform X3, which yields MGVTTEHGEEEEAKPKPKAFLPPMVPPKIPDGEKVDFDDIHRKRMEKDLTELQSLIEAHFESRKKEEEELIALSSRMEKRRTERAEQQRIRAEKERERQNKLAEEKARKEEEEAKKKAEDDAKKKKVLTSLQFSGYMQRTDKRGGQRKQTEREKKRKILSERRKELNVEDLNAEKLREKANELWKWMYQLEAEKFELQYKYIHQKYEITVLRNRVSDHQKNTKGPRSKRGLRK from the exons ATGG GTGTGACCACGGAACATGGAGAAGAAG AAGAGGCAAAACCAAAGCCAAA AGCTTTTCTGCCACCCATGGTCCCTCCCAAAATACCTGATGGGGAGAAAGTTGACTTTGAT GATATCCACCGTAAGCGCATGGAGAAGGACCTGACAGAGCTCCAGTCCTTAATTGAGGCACACTTCGAGAGCCGcaaaaaagaagaggaggaatTAATCGCTCTGTCCAGTAGAATG gaaaaacgACGGACAGaaagagcagagcagcagagaATCCgtgcagaaaaagagagagagcgtcAGAACAAGCTGGCG GAAGAAAAGGCACggaaagaggaggaagaggcaaAGAAAAAAGCTGAAGATGATGCCAAGAAAAAGAAGGTTCTGACAAGTTTACAGTTCAGCGGATACATGCAGAGG ACAGACAAGCGGGGAGGACAGaggaaacaaacagagagagagaagaagagaaaaattcTTAGTGAGCGGCGTAAAGAGCTCAACGTTGAAGATCTGAATGCTGAGAAGCTCAG AGAGAAAGCCAACGAACTTTGGAAATGGATGTACCAACTTGAGGCAGAGAAATTTGAACtgcaatacaaatatatacatcaGAAATATGAG ATCACTGTTCTGAGAAACAGGGTCAGCGACCACCAGAAAAA TACCAAAGGGCCCAGGAGCAAGAGAGGTTTGAGAAAATAG
- the pkp1b gene encoding plakophilin-1 — translation MTQEPLRSALSIGEIGETSLALPSDGDSRSGQRRVMEQVSTMKKSKSKYSSSRGSAGTLSPTSPKSDSVFYESKFSPTNLNGSDFLFESTLANGHAKTMKQKQSIMQRSVSTRSANYYRMPSNNILPNSLPAPSHPSAQADLYATQVGTKSNTTQWTQKYRQKKILERSHSQPPLTSPVQIKANSSFQSTSNQVTGSNTVNRRPPSAHSNSEPKFSAVSKTKTEMNGMNGEANMSDITLSEAIFCINHVDERYQLHGASVIQHSTYTDDKAKEEVRKRNGIAPLVSLLSSSNPQIQLASASALRNLVFKNSANKEEVRCTGGLNEALQLLRDTNSAEIQKHVTGLLWNLSSEESIQPDLLRQALPVLTETVLQPNADTSAIGSDIEPRTESFCNATACLRNLSSGKLVNRQALRNCEGLIDSLVTHLQSCVDDGNMDDKSVENCVCVLHNLTYQLETEVPALFTKINALATASESRTNAADTGPIGCFSNQSRKIQQESNSEYLLMDDFNPKGKSRLIHSKTLQLYLNLLQSSQNTRTQEACCGALHNLTAKKGIVSDVLSQTIVQKLNGLQSLSPQLQSQNLALNNSVTTLIGNLSRTPQLHRVLARQALPGIVKTLTSDLTQESDSTIAVACHTANNLLRAEPEMGKKLLSNALINSLNNMSQNIAMPKASKAAGVLLHSLWSDKTIQSFLKKQGMNKKVFVNETTSAALRSFQIIE, via the exons GGGAGATCGGAGAGACGTCGCTGGCGCTTCCGTCAGACGGAGATTCCCGCTCGGGCCAGAGGCGCGTCATGGAGCAGGTTAGCACCATGAAGAAGAGCAAGAGCAagtacagcagcagcagaggatCAGCAGGAACACTGTCCCCCACCA GCCCCAAGAGCGACAGTGTTTTTTATGAATCCAAGTTCTCCCCCACCAATCTAAATGGATCGGACTTTTTGTTTGAAAGCACCTTGGCAAATGGACATGCAAAAACG ATGAAACAGAAGCAGAGCATAATGCAAAGGAGCGTGAGCACCAGGTCAGCCAACTATTACAGGATGCCAAGTAACAACATATTACCGAACAGCCTTCCCGCTCCAAGCCACCCCAGTGCCCAGGCTGACCTCTATGCCACTCAAGTGGGCACTAAGAGTAACACCACCCAGTGGACCCAGAAGTACAGGCAGAAAAAAATCCTGGAAAGGAGTCACAGCCAACCTCCACTCACCAGCCCTGTCCAAATTAAAGCAAATAGCAGCTTTCAGAGCACCAGCAATCAGGTCACTGGCAGCAATACCGTCAACAGGCGGCCTCCTTCTGCCCACTCAAACTCTGAGCCCAAGTTCTCAGCGGTTAGCAAGACCAAGACTGAGATGAACGG AATGAATGGAGAGGCAAACATGTCTGATATCACATTATCAGAGGCGATATTCTGCATCAACCACGTGGATGAAAGGTATCAGCTGCATGGAGCTTCCGTTATTCAGCATAGCACATACACAGATGACAAGGCCAAAGAAGAG GTACGGAAGCGAAATGGCATTGCTCCGTTGGTGTCCTTGCTTAGCAGCTCAAACCCTCAGATCCAGCTAGCGTCAGCCTCCGCCTTGCGTAACCTTGTCTTCAAGAATTCAGCCAACAAGGAGGAGGTCCGGTGCACAGGAGGGTTGAACGAGGCTTTGCAGCTACTCCGAGACACTAACTCAGCCGAAATTCAGAAACATGTGACCG GTCTTCTGTGGAACCTGTCCTCAGAGGAGAGCATTCAGCCCGATCTCCTCCGTCAGGCTCTGCCTGTCCTCACCGAGACAGTGCTGCAGCCGAACGCAGACACCTCAGCCATCGGGTCTGATATTGAACCTCGTACTGAGAGCTTctgcaatgctacagcatgtCTACG AAATCTGAGTTCTGGCAAACTGGTAAACCGGCAAGCCTTGCGTAACTGTGAGGGCCTGATTGACTCACTAGTCACACACCTGCAGTCTTGTGTGGACGACGGCAATATGGATGATAAG TCTGtggagaactgtgtgtgtgttctgcacaACCTCACCTATCAGCTGGAAACCGAAGTGCCTGCTTTGTTTACCAAGATAAACGCGCTGGCTACGGCTTCTGAAAGCCGCACTAATGCCGCTGATACCGGCCCTATCGGCTGCTTTAGCAACCAGAGCCGCAAGATCCAGCAAGAG AGCAACTCAGAATACCTGCTGATGGATGATTTCAATCCCAAAGGCAAGAGCCGGCTTATTCACTCAAAGACTCTGCAGTTGTATCTGAATCTGCTGCAGTCCAGTCAGAACACAAGAACTCAGGAGGCATGCTGTGGAGCACTGCATAACCTCACCGCCAAGAAGGGCATC GTGTCAGATGTGTTGAGTCAGACCATTGTTCAGAAGCTGAATGGTCTGCAGAGCCTCTCTCCACAACTACAGTCACAGAATCTGGCCCTGAACAACAGCGTCACCACACTGATAGGGAACCTGTCTCGAACTCCACAGCTGCACAGAGTTTTGG CTCGTCAGGCTCTTCCGGGTATCGTCAAGACCTTGACATCCGACCTTACTCAAGAGTCTGATAGCACCATAGCAGTGGCCTGCCACACGGCAAACAACCTGCTTAGGGCAGAACCTGAGATGGGGAAGAAACTGCTAAGCAATGCCCTGATCAACTCACTGAATAACATGAGTCAAAACAT AGCCATGCCGAAGGCCAGTAAGGCAGCAGGAGTTCTCCTTCATAGCCTCTGGTCTGACAAGACTATTCAGAGTTTCCTCAAGAAG CAAGGGATGAATAAGAAGGTCTTTGTGAATGAGACAACTTCAGCTGCACTCAGGTCTTTCCAGATTATTGAGTAA